One genomic window of Candidatus Kuenenia stuttgartiensis includes the following:
- the rnk gene encoding nucleoside diphosphate kinase regulator, with product MTTTRKLHITEFDKSRLEELIAVAEEFGGQDRKDLASLAEELERAEVVSSKDVPADVVTMNSKVVLRDLSTSEKMTYVLVFPKDANIAAGAISVLAPVGTAILGYAKGDVVEWSVPSGVRRIRIDDVLYQPEAARDYHL from the coding sequence ATGACAACAACACGAAAGCTGCACATTACCGAGTTTGACAAATCGCGACTCGAAGAACTCATCGCTGTGGCCGAGGAATTCGGTGGTCAAGACAGAAAGGATTTAGCGTCTTTGGCAGAAGAATTGGAGAGGGCGGAAGTCGTGTCGTCCAAAGACGTGCCTGCAGATGTGGTGACCATGAACTCAAAGGTTGTCCTGCGTGATCTGAGTACGTCAGAAAAAATGACCTATGTTTTAGTCTTTCCAAAAGATGCGAACATTGCTGCGGGGGCTATCTCGGTTCTCGCCCCTGTGGGCACGGCGATCCTGGGATACGCCAAAGGAGATGTTGTGGAATGGTCTGTCCCGTCTGGGGTGCGCCGTATCCGCATCGATGACGTTCTTTACCAGCCGGAAGCGGCCAGAGATTATCACTTATAG
- a CDS encoding HPF/RaiA family ribosome-associated protein, which yields MNFLLEIVARDFDLTEANKADIHKYAEKLDAAYDRIIRCRVVVEALRHREHKGLFYNVKVVVTIPGTELVIKRKPNEDFHLAVKDSFNAMRRKLEDFVVQRSGKVKHHEEIPIAHISNLFPEEGYGFITSADGREIYFHKNSVLNHDFARLEKGMEVRFSEELGEKGPQASSLTVM from the coding sequence ATGAATTTTTTACTTGAAATTGTTGCACGTGATTTTGACTTAACCGAAGCAAACAAGGCGGATATTCACAAGTATGCGGAAAAGTTAGATGCCGCTTATGACCGGATTATCCGCTGTCGGGTAGTGGTGGAAGCCCTTCGTCACCGTGAACACAAAGGGCTTTTTTATAATGTGAAGGTTGTTGTGACCATTCCCGGTACGGAACTTGTGATAAAACGCAAGCCAAACGAAGACTTTCACCTGGCGGTAAAAGATTCCTTTAACGCAATGCGCCGGAAGCTGGAAGATTTTGTTGTTCAGCGGAGTGGAAAGGTAAAACACCACGAAGAAATACCCATTGCCCATATCAGCAATTTATTCCCTGAAGAGGGATATGGTTTTATTACTTCTGCCGATGGGCGGGAGATTTATTTTCACAAAAATAGCGTCTTAAACCATGATTTTGCCCGTTTGGAAAAGGGAATGGAGGTACGATTTTCTGAAGAATTAGGCGAAAAAGGCCCGCAGGCGAGTTCTTTGACAGTAATGTAA